A region of Solanum dulcamara chromosome 7, daSolDulc1.2, whole genome shotgun sequence DNA encodes the following proteins:
- the LOC129896316 gene encoding protein DA1-related 2-like isoform X1, with the protein MSPSSVNQFSQPCIYGYFVSSYTERKSRFMKWLTKIFKGNRGSPRGQFLGDENMVWRAPVTTLDDRSKASNEKEELDRATSVSLSEDLKRPGYKCRTDNDEDLERSLNHDLSLPSYPPYPPPHPPPYAPSYAPWEYNPRSYRICNGCHGDIGSGNYLGCMRTFFHPECFLCCACGYPITEHEFSLSGNNTYHKSCFREMTHPKCEVCYQFIPTNAAGLIEYRCHPFWSQKYCPSHEHDVTKRCCSCERLEPRSARYVSLGDGRSLCLECMESAIMDTGDCQPLYHAIRDYYEGMNMKIEQEVPMLLVERQALNEAIEGEKHGFHHMPETRGLCLSEEQTVTSILKRPRMGGREVVGIRTHPQKLTRKCEVTAILVLFGLPRLLTGAILAHELMHAWLRLKGFRNLSLEVEEGICQVLSYMWLESEVMPGSRDMPSTSTASSSSMSSTKKGVKSAVENKLGEFFMHQIAHDTSPAYGGGFRAANEAVNKYGLRCTLDHIRLTGSFPL; encoded by the exons ATGTCTCCTTCAAGTGTCAATCAGTTTTCTCAGCCTTGCATATATG GTTACTTTGTTTCTTCATACACAGAGAGGAAGTCAAGGTTTATGAAATGGCTGACTAAGATTTTCAAGGGTAATAGGGGATCGCCACGTGGACAGTTTCTAGGAGATGAGAATATGGTTTGGCGCGCTCCAGTCACAACAttg GATGATCGCTCTAAGGCTAGTAACGAGAAAGAGGAACTAGACCGTGCAACTTCAGTCTCTTTGTCCGAAGATTTGAAAAGACCAG GATACAAATGCAGGACCGACAATGATGAAGATCTCGAAAGATCACTTAACCATGACCTTAGTTTGCCTTCATATCCTCCATATCCTCCTCCACATCCTCCTCCATATGCTCCTTCATATGCCCCTTGGGAATATAATCCCAGAAGTTATAG AATATGTAATGGCTGCCATGGGGATATTGGCTCTGGCAATTACTTGGGGTGCATGAGAACTTTCTTTCATCCAGAGTGCTTTCTTTGTTGTGCCTGTGGTTACCCAATTACTGAACATGAG TTTTCCTTGTCAGGGAACAATACATATCACAAATCATGCTTCAGGGAAATGACTCACCCCAAATGTGAAGTTTGCTACCAATTT ATCCCAACGAATGCAGCAGGCTTGATTGAGTATAGGTGCCACCCTTTTTGGTCTCAGAAATATTGTCCTTCACATGAGCATGATGTCACCAAACGATGCTGTAGTTGTGAACGTCTTGAG CCAAGAAGTGCAAGATATGTCTCACTTGGGGACGGTAGGAGCTTATGCCTAGAGTGCATGGAATCTGCCATCATGGATACCGGGGATTGCCAGCCACTTTACCATGCCATCAGAGACTATTATGAAGGCATGAACATGAAAATAGAGCAAGAAGTTCCTATGCTTCTTGTTGAAAGACAAGCCCTTAATGAAGCCATAGAAGGGGAGAAACAT GGTTTTCATCATATGCCCGAAACCAGAGGTCTATGTCTATCAGAAGAGCAAACAGTCACCAGT ATACTCAAGAGGCCGAGAATGGGTGGTCGCGAAGTAGTGGGAATCAGAACACACCCTCAGAAGCTAACTAGAAAATGTGAAGTTACAGCTATTCTAGTATTGTTCGGTCTACCAAG ATTACTTACTGGTGCTATTCTTGCTCATGAACTGATGCATGCATGGTTACGTCTAAAAG GATTCCGTAATCTCAGCCTTGAGGTAGAAGAAGGAATCTGCCAAGTGCTTTCCTACATGTGGCTGGAATCAGAAGTAATGCCAGGATCTAGAGATATGCCATCAACATCAACTGCATCATCCTCATCAATGTCATCAACCAAGAAAGGTGTTAAGTCTGCAGTAGAGAATAAGTTGGGTGAGTTTTTCATGCATCAGATCGCCCATGATACTTCTCCAGCATACGGTGGGGGATTCCGAGCTGCTAATGAAGCCGTGAATAAGTATGGTTTAAGATGTACATTGGATCACATTCGCTTGACTGGAAGTTTTCCTTTATGA
- the LOC129896317 gene encoding ras-related protein RABA2b-like, producing MAYKVDHEYDYLFKIVLIGDSGVGKSNILSRFTRNEFCLESKSTIGVEFATRTLQVEGKTVKAQIWDTAGQERYRAITSAYYRGAVGALLVYDITKRQTFENVHRWLRELRDHADSNIVIMMAGNKSDLNHLRAIPDQDARLLAEKEGLSFLETSALEALNVEKAFQTILLDIYQIISRKALAAQEAGATPGQGTVIKVGESSGNTNSRPCCSN from the exons ATGGCTTACAAGGTGGATCATGAGTATGATTATTTATTCAAGATTGTTTTGATTGGAGATTCAGGTGTCGGAAAATCTAATATTCTCTCCAGATTTACGCGTAATGAATTCTGTTTGGAGTCTAAATCCACCATTGGCGTCGAATTTGCAACTAGGACCCTTCAG GTAGAAGGAAAGACAGTAAAGGCACAAATATGGGACACAGCAGGGCAAGAAAGGTACAGAGCCATAACGAGTGCTTATTACAGAGGAGCAGTGGGAGCACTCTTGGTTTATGACATAACCAAGAGACAAACTTTTGAAAATGTGCACCGATGGCTCCGCGAGCTCAGGGACCATGCTGACTCCAACATTGTCATCATGATGGCTGGAAACAAGTCCGATCTGAACCATCTTCGAGCAATTCCAGATCAAGATGCAAGACTCTTGGCTGAGAAAGAAGGGTTATCATTTCTTGAAACCTCTGCATTGGAAGCTTTAAACGTTGAGAAGGCGTTTCAAACGATTTTGTTGGATATTTATCAGATAATCAGCAGAAAAGCTTTAGCAGCTCAAGAAGCAGGTGCTACTCCTGGTCAAGGAACTGTTATTAAGGTTGGAGAAAGTTCAGGCAATACCAATAGTAGACCATGTTGTTCCAACTAA
- the LOC129896316 gene encoding protein DA1-related 2-like isoform X2, with protein sequence MSPSSVNQFSQPCIYERKSRFMKWLTKIFKGNRGSPRGQFLGDENMVWRAPVTTLDDRSKASNEKEELDRATSVSLSEDLKRPGYKCRTDNDEDLERSLNHDLSLPSYPPYPPPHPPPYAPSYAPWEYNPRSYRICNGCHGDIGSGNYLGCMRTFFHPECFLCCACGYPITEHEFSLSGNNTYHKSCFREMTHPKCEVCYQFIPTNAAGLIEYRCHPFWSQKYCPSHEHDVTKRCCSCERLEPRSARYVSLGDGRSLCLECMESAIMDTGDCQPLYHAIRDYYEGMNMKIEQEVPMLLVERQALNEAIEGEKHGFHHMPETRGLCLSEEQTVTSILKRPRMGGREVVGIRTHPQKLTRKCEVTAILVLFGLPRLLTGAILAHELMHAWLRLKGFRNLSLEVEEGICQVLSYMWLESEVMPGSRDMPSTSTASSSSMSSTKKGVKSAVENKLGEFFMHQIAHDTSPAYGGGFRAANEAVNKYGLRCTLDHIRLTGSFPL encoded by the exons ATGTCTCCTTCAAGTGTCAATCAGTTTTCTCAGCCTTGCATATATG AGAGGAAGTCAAGGTTTATGAAATGGCTGACTAAGATTTTCAAGGGTAATAGGGGATCGCCACGTGGACAGTTTCTAGGAGATGAGAATATGGTTTGGCGCGCTCCAGTCACAACAttg GATGATCGCTCTAAGGCTAGTAACGAGAAAGAGGAACTAGACCGTGCAACTTCAGTCTCTTTGTCCGAAGATTTGAAAAGACCAG GATACAAATGCAGGACCGACAATGATGAAGATCTCGAAAGATCACTTAACCATGACCTTAGTTTGCCTTCATATCCTCCATATCCTCCTCCACATCCTCCTCCATATGCTCCTTCATATGCCCCTTGGGAATATAATCCCAGAAGTTATAG AATATGTAATGGCTGCCATGGGGATATTGGCTCTGGCAATTACTTGGGGTGCATGAGAACTTTCTTTCATCCAGAGTGCTTTCTTTGTTGTGCCTGTGGTTACCCAATTACTGAACATGAG TTTTCCTTGTCAGGGAACAATACATATCACAAATCATGCTTCAGGGAAATGACTCACCCCAAATGTGAAGTTTGCTACCAATTT ATCCCAACGAATGCAGCAGGCTTGATTGAGTATAGGTGCCACCCTTTTTGGTCTCAGAAATATTGTCCTTCACATGAGCATGATGTCACCAAACGATGCTGTAGTTGTGAACGTCTTGAG CCAAGAAGTGCAAGATATGTCTCACTTGGGGACGGTAGGAGCTTATGCCTAGAGTGCATGGAATCTGCCATCATGGATACCGGGGATTGCCAGCCACTTTACCATGCCATCAGAGACTATTATGAAGGCATGAACATGAAAATAGAGCAAGAAGTTCCTATGCTTCTTGTTGAAAGACAAGCCCTTAATGAAGCCATAGAAGGGGAGAAACAT GGTTTTCATCATATGCCCGAAACCAGAGGTCTATGTCTATCAGAAGAGCAAACAGTCACCAGT ATACTCAAGAGGCCGAGAATGGGTGGTCGCGAAGTAGTGGGAATCAGAACACACCCTCAGAAGCTAACTAGAAAATGTGAAGTTACAGCTATTCTAGTATTGTTCGGTCTACCAAG ATTACTTACTGGTGCTATTCTTGCTCATGAACTGATGCATGCATGGTTACGTCTAAAAG GATTCCGTAATCTCAGCCTTGAGGTAGAAGAAGGAATCTGCCAAGTGCTTTCCTACATGTGGCTGGAATCAGAAGTAATGCCAGGATCTAGAGATATGCCATCAACATCAACTGCATCATCCTCATCAATGTCATCAACCAAGAAAGGTGTTAAGTCTGCAGTAGAGAATAAGTTGGGTGAGTTTTTCATGCATCAGATCGCCCATGATACTTCTCCAGCATACGGTGGGGGATTCCGAGCTGCTAATGAAGCCGTGAATAAGTATGGTTTAAGATGTACATTGGATCACATTCGCTTGACTGGAAGTTTTCCTTTATGA